One Silene latifolia isolate original U9 population chromosome 4, ASM4854445v1, whole genome shotgun sequence DNA segment encodes these proteins:
- the LOC141651423 gene encoding uncharacterized protein LOC141651423, translating into MYKLVYGKACHLPVKLERKAWWALKEMNFDIDAAGETRFLQMSELEELRMEAYESSRIYKDQTKKWHDAKIVDKKINMGDLVLLFNSKVKVFPGKLCYRWSGPIKVIYISPYGAFELWSKEGGSFKVNDQRV; encoded by the coding sequence ATGTACAAGCTTGTTTATGGCAAGGCTTGTCACTTACCCGTCAAACTAGAGCGCAAGGCATGGTGGGCCTTGAAGGAGATGAACTTTGATATTGATGCGGCCGGTGAAACAAGATTCCTCCAAATGAGTGAGTTAGAGGAATTACGAATGGAAGCTTATGAGAGCTCAAGGATCTATAAAGATCAAACAAAGAAGTGGCATGATGCCAAAATTGTTGACAAGAAGATAAATATGGGAGACCTAGTTCTCCTTTTCAATTCAAAGGTTAAAGTGTTCCCGGGAAAGCTTTGTTATAGGTGGTCGGGCCCTATTAAAGTGATATACATCTCACCCTATGGTGCATTTGAGCTTTGGAGCAAAGAAGGTGGAAGCTTCAAGGTTAACGATCAAAGGGTATAG